The following proteins are encoded in a genomic region of Lujinxingia vulgaris:
- a CDS encoding tetratricopeptide repeat protein produces the protein MYNLLISIAGSLVVTLLVGFLVGGGELQIVYGIVPGLIVLGAVYIILARRSMKAVQDVMARAQVDLQANRIDRGIETIKEAYPIGKWQFFITSQVDGQIGTVLYMSQRFDEAEPFLKRSFKRNWVARAMLGTLLYKRKRYDEMEKVFEEAVIANKKESLLWNLYAYCMWKSGQRDKAIKVLNRAVEKLEGDQRTESNLKALQNNRKMKMRGWNLMWYQFHLDRPPAQRQQAQFRRR, from the coding sequence ATGTACAACCTTCTTATCAGCATCGCAGGCTCGCTCGTCGTCACCCTCCTCGTTGGCTTTCTGGTCGGGGGCGGCGAGCTGCAAATCGTTTATGGAATCGTCCCGGGCCTGATTGTGCTCGGGGCGGTCTACATCATCCTCGCCCGCCGCTCGATGAAGGCAGTCCAGGACGTGATGGCGCGCGCCCAGGTCGACCTGCAGGCCAACCGCATCGACCGCGGCATTGAGACCATCAAGGAAGCCTACCCCATCGGCAAATGGCAATTCTTCATCACCTCGCAGGTCGACGGCCAGATCGGTACGGTCCTCTACATGAGCCAGCGTTTTGATGAGGCTGAGCCCTTCCTCAAGCGCTCCTTTAAGCGCAACTGGGTGGCACGCGCGATGCTGGGCACCCTGCTCTACAAGCGCAAGCGCTACGATGAGATGGAGAAGGTCTTTGAGGAGGCGGTCATCGCCAACAAAAAGGAGAGCCTTCTGTGGAACCTCTACGCCTACTGCATGTGGAAGAGCGGCCAGCGCGATAAGGCCATCAAGGTGCTCAACCGCGCCGTCGAGAAACTCGAGGGCGACCAGCGTACCGAAAGCAACCTCAAAGCCCTGCAGAACAACCGCAAGATGAAGATGCGAGGCTGGAACCTGATGTGGTATCAGTTCCACCTCGACCGGCCGCCGGCCCAGCGCCAGCAGGCTCAGTTTCGTCGCCGTTAA
- a CDS encoding (Fe-S)-binding protein encodes MDSFLELSTGHQWFRVVLGIGVLVGFGFAARTVYWLLRYVAAGQGDLKTSQIPERIKGIITQVLGQARVIAEPAGVLHLFIFWGFLILQLETLEYIARAFKWDFHLSALIGRGAYNGALFMQDVFGFLVLVAILMSAFRRYVIRPKHSLQSVDGAVIIALIASLMISKFIANGAEIAFISVENQAHDAQWTPVALFTSTILQSLGASPQSEGMFWIYHVSYWIHIGIVVAFANYIPFGKHLHLIGAIPNIFFRKLEPSGALYPIDMEDENVESFGAARVEDLRWKQLLDTYACTECGRCEHYCPAYNTGKALNPMAVIHNIKEHLREKGTAVIRGNNPEAAEEFPPLAGGIITKEELWACTTCGACVANCPVYIEHVDTIVDMRRYLALMESDFSAEVGRTFRNMENNSNPWGISSSYRADWAEGLDIPLMSEMTSAPDYLFFVGCAGSFDDRQKKVTQAFAKILRSAGVSVAILGPEEACTGDPARRIGNEYLYWMLATQNIETMNSYGVTRIITTCPHCFHTIGKEYPQLGGNYEVIHHTALLNELIQHQRIQLKPSATMKVTYHDSCYIGRWDNTYSNPREVLQSVPGVVMQEMDLNKKQSFCCGAGGGRMWMEETEGKRVNIERTDQALATTPDAIAVNCPFCLTMFDDGLKNRGADEVKLLDLAEIIADNLVENVPEETTEAAAE; translated from the coding sequence GTGGACAGCTTCCTCGAACTCAGCACGGGTCATCAATGGTTCCGCGTGGTCCTGGGCATTGGCGTGCTCGTGGGCTTTGGTTTCGCGGCCCGTACCGTCTACTGGCTTTTGCGCTATGTCGCCGCCGGCCAGGGTGATCTGAAAACCAGCCAGATCCCCGAACGCATCAAAGGCATCATCACCCAGGTTCTGGGCCAGGCGCGGGTTATCGCCGAGCCGGCCGGGGTCCTGCACCTCTTTATCTTCTGGGGCTTTTTGATCCTTCAGCTGGAGACGCTGGAGTACATCGCGCGCGCCTTTAAGTGGGACTTCCACCTGAGCGCACTGATCGGCCGAGGCGCCTACAACGGCGCGCTCTTTATGCAGGACGTCTTCGGCTTCCTGGTGCTGGTCGCGATCCTGATGTCGGCGTTTCGCCGCTATGTCATCCGTCCCAAGCACTCGCTGCAGTCGGTTGACGGCGCGGTGATCATCGCGCTGATCGCCTCGCTGATGATCTCGAAGTTCATCGCCAACGGTGCCGAGATCGCCTTCATCAGCGTGGAAAACCAGGCCCACGACGCGCAGTGGACGCCGGTGGCTCTCTTCACCTCCACGATCCTCCAGAGCCTGGGCGCCTCCCCGCAGTCCGAGGGCATGTTCTGGATTTACCACGTGTCCTACTGGATCCACATCGGCATCGTGGTGGCCTTTGCCAACTACATCCCCTTCGGCAAGCACCTGCACCTGATCGGGGCTATCCCCAACATCTTCTTCCGCAAGCTCGAGCCCTCCGGCGCGCTCTACCCCATCGACATGGAAGACGAGAACGTGGAGTCCTTCGGGGCGGCCCGCGTCGAAGACCTGCGCTGGAAGCAGCTGCTCGACACCTACGCCTGCACCGAGTGTGGTCGCTGCGAGCACTACTGCCCGGCGTACAACACCGGCAAGGCGCTCAACCCGATGGCCGTGATTCACAACATCAAAGAGCACCTTCGCGAGAAAGGCACCGCGGTCATTCGGGGCAACAACCCGGAAGCCGCCGAAGAGTTCCCGCCGCTGGCCGGTGGCATCATCACCAAAGAAGAGCTCTGGGCCTGCACCACCTGCGGGGCGTGTGTGGCCAACTGCCCGGTCTACATCGAGCACGTCGACACCATCGTGGATATGCGCCGCTACCTGGCGCTGATGGAGTCGGACTTCTCGGCGGAGGTCGGTCGTACCTTCCGCAACATGGAGAACAACTCCAACCCCTGGGGTATCTCTTCGTCTTACCGCGCGGACTGGGCCGAAGGCCTGGACATCCCGCTGATGAGCGAGATGACCTCGGCGCCGGATTACCTCTTCTTCGTCGGTTGCGCCGGCAGCTTCGACGACCGCCAGAAGAAGGTCACCCAGGCCTTCGCGAAGATCCTTCGCTCGGCCGGCGTCTCGGTGGCCATCCTGGGGCCGGAAGAGGCCTGCACGGGCGACCCCGCCCGCCGCATCGGCAATGAGTACCTCTACTGGATGCTCGCCACCCAGAACATTGAGACGATGAACAGCTACGGGGTCACCCGCATCATCACCACCTGCCCCCACTGCTTCCACACCATCGGCAAAGAGTATCCGCAGCTGGGCGGCAACTACGAGGTGATCCACCACACCGCCCTGCTCAATGAGCTGATCCAGCATCAGCGCATCCAGCTTAAGCCCTCGGCCACGATGAAAGTCACCTACCACGACTCCTGCTACATCGGTCGCTGGGACAACACCTACTCCAACCCCCGTGAAGTGCTGCAGTCGGTGCCCGGGGTGGTCATGCAGGAGATGGATCTTAATAAGAAGCAGAGCTTCTGCTGCGGCGCCGGTGGTGGCCGCATGTGGATGGAAGAGACCGAAGGCAAGCGCGTTAATATTGAGCGCACCGACCAGGCGCTGGCCACCACGCCGGATGCCATCGCGGTCAACTGTCCCTTCTGCCTGACGATGTTCGACGACGGCCTCAAGAACCGCGGCGCCGACGAGGTCAAGTTGCTCGACCTGGCCGAAATCATCGCCGATAACCTCGTGGAGAACGTCCCCGAGGAGACGACCGAAGCCGCCGCCGAGTAA
- a CDS encoding SEC-C metal-binding domain-containing protein encodes MSEATPASEIPESIGRNDPCPCGSGQKYKRCCQRTHQLQKESEKQSREPHQLIGSKTIPYKVYKVLTQVYESNALAFYYDLSHEAGPFRERYPEKSAFIEAVDKGNDSPVASPDYELQHFRIDGPDVLMVLTRGQNDPRVEEVEVDVVTLRPNQLGADGQEREVAYRGFRIWDVQRHTISKDDYNATSFPDLSKLGVSWKKVD; translated from the coding sequence ATGTCTGAAGCGACCCCCGCCTCCGAGATCCCCGAGAGCATTGGCCGCAATGATCCCTGCCCCTGCGGCAGCGGCCAGAAGTACAAGCGCTGCTGCCAGCGCACCCACCAGCTCCAGAAAGAGAGCGAGAAGCAGAGCCGTGAGCCCCATCAGCTCATCGGCTCGAAGACCATTCCGTACAAGGTCTACAAGGTTCTCACTCAGGTCTACGAGAGCAACGCCCTGGCCTTCTATTACGACCTCAGCCACGAGGCCGGCCCCTTCCGGGAGCGCTACCCCGAGAAGAGCGCCTTTATCGAGGCGGTCGACAAGGGCAACGACTCTCCGGTAGCCAGTCCCGACTACGAGCTGCAGCACTTCCGCATCGACGGGCCCGACGTGCTCATGGTGCTCACCCGCGGCCAGAACGATCCCCGCGTCGAAGAGGTCGAGGTCGACGTGGTCACGCTTCGCCCCAACCAGCTCGGCGCCGACGGGCAGGAGCGCGAAGTTGCCTACCGCGGCTTCCGCATCTGGGATGTGCAGCGTCACACCATCAGCAAAGACGACTACAACGCCACCTCCTTCCCCGACCTGAGCAAGCTCGGGGTGAGTTGGAAGAAGGTCGACTAA
- the glyA gene encoding serine hydroxymethyltransferase: protein MTQRSPEIQQADPEVFEILEAEDQRQHTTVRLIASENYTSKAVMEATGSRLTNKYSEGYPGKRYYQGQENTDRIERLACERAKSLFGAEHVNIQPYSGSPANLAVFYAMLEPGDKVLGMGLPFGGHLTHGWKVSFSGRFYDAHAYAVDPTTEQIDYDAVARQAREVRPKMLICGASAYPRTIDFQRFAEIAREVDAVLLADIAHIAGLVAAGVHPSPIDVADVVTTTTHKTLRGPRGGMIMCKAEHAKAIDRAVFPGLQGGPHMNAVAAAAVAFGEANTDDFKAYAQQVVDNARALAEGLLTHGLRLVTGGTDNHLVLLDLTPRELGGRAAATALEKAGVVVNSNSIPFDKRKPFDPSGIRIGTAAVTTRGMDQGAMGQIAGFIGRALDNIDDDTALSAIRADVEAFCADYPIP, encoded by the coding sequence ATGACCCAACGATCCCCCGAGATTCAGCAGGCCGATCCGGAAGTCTTCGAGATCCTCGAAGCGGAAGATCAGCGCCAGCACACCACCGTGCGCCTGATCGCCAGCGAGAACTACACCTCCAAAGCAGTGATGGAGGCCACCGGTAGCCGCCTGACCAACAAGTACAGCGAAGGCTACCCCGGCAAACGCTATTACCAGGGTCAGGAGAACACCGACCGCATTGAGCGCCTGGCCTGTGAGCGCGCCAAGAGCCTCTTCGGCGCCGAGCACGTCAACATCCAGCCCTACAGTGGATCTCCGGCCAACCTGGCCGTCTTCTACGCGATGCTGGAGCCGGGCGATAAAGTCCTCGGCATGGGACTCCCCTTCGGCGGGCACCTCACCCACGGCTGGAAGGTCAGCTTCTCGGGGCGTTTCTACGACGCGCACGCCTACGCCGTCGATCCGACCACCGAGCAGATCGACTACGACGCTGTCGCCAGACAGGCGCGGGAAGTTCGCCCGAAGATGTTGATCTGCGGCGCCTCGGCCTACCCGCGCACCATCGACTTTCAGCGTTTTGCCGAGATCGCCCGCGAGGTCGACGCGGTGCTCCTGGCCGACATCGCCCACATCGCGGGCCTGGTCGCCGCCGGCGTCCACCCCTCGCCCATCGACGTCGCCGACGTGGTCACCACCACCACCCACAAGACGCTCCGCGGTCCGCGCGGAGGCATGATCATGTGCAAGGCCGAGCACGCCAAAGCCATTGACCGGGCCGTCTTCCCGGGACTTCAGGGCGGCCCGCACATGAACGCGGTCGCGGCAGCTGCGGTGGCCTTCGGCGAGGCCAACACCGACGACTTTAAGGCCTACGCTCAGCAGGTCGTCGACAACGCCCGCGCCCTGGCAGAGGGACTCTTAACTCACGGACTGCGCCTGGTGACCGGCGGTACCGACAACCACCTGGTGCTGCTCGACTTGACCCCGCGCGAGCTCGGCGGACGCGCCGCAGCCACCGCCCTCGAGAAGGCCGGCGTGGTTGTCAACTCCAACTCCATCCCCTTCGATAAGCGCAAGCCCTTTGACCCCTCGGGCATCCGCATTGGCACCGCCGCGGTGACCACCCGCGGCATGGACCAGGGGGCCATGGGGCAGATCGCGGGCTTTATCGGCCGCGCCCTCGACAACATCGACGACGACACCGCGCTCAGCGCGATCCGCGCCGACGTCGAGGCCTTCTGCGCCGATTATCCTATCCCTTAA